The genome window TTTTCTGATGGGACTTGAGGCTGGAGCGCTGCGTGAAACACTTCCCGCACAGCGAGCACTCGTAGGGCTTCTCGCCGCTGTGGACCACGGCGTGTCTGATGAGGTTGCACTGTTTGGTGAAGCTCCTCCCGCACTGCATGCAGCTGAACGGCTTCTCTCCCGTGTGACTTCTCAGGTGTTCTTTGAGCTGACTGAACCTCATGAAGCTTTTGTCGCAGTACGTGCAGCTGAACCTCTTCTCGCCGATGCCCGATCTCCAGGGCGTCCTCATTCTCCTCACCAGGCCGaagccgccgccgccgctgctgatgctgatgctgctgatgctgctgctgctgcgcccGTGCCCGAAGGACGCGGACGCTGCTGGGTTCGGCGCCATCGGATCCTCGTTCGGGTTCCTCGCGTGAGGTGCGGAGTCCCtgtactgctgctgtgttggtGGAGGGATCGAGCTCGGATCCATGGAGTTAATCTGGGATAAAGTGCCGTGTCCTTCGTCTTGTTGCGCTCTCTTAAAACCGAACGTCCTGGCTCGTCTTTTCGCTCGAGCCGCGCTCACCATGACAGAATGTGACTTCCCCACTGAGTGAATTCTGGGTACCATATCTACCAAACCGCTCAGAGAGGTGAACACAGAAGGGATCTGCTCGTACTGATGTCCCGTGTAGGAGAAGCTCGGATCGGCGGCGTCTCCTCCCAGATCGGACGTCCACAGCTGTCCGTCAGCTTCCTCCATCGCAAACTGGCCTGAATCGAGAGGAGCTGCGTTTTCGTCGGGCTCTTCCTCTTTCTCGTGTTTCACTAGGGGTTCTGCCTCACTTTGGTTTctgttcagctgctgctgctgctgctgatctggGAATGTGTCATAGCCGTCTGTCGGGGAAACCAGAGCTCCGGGGTCGGCTGCGTTCTCGGCTGAGTCGTAACGCTCTACGAAGCTGTCAGTCTGGGCGGGTTGTGAGGCTTCGAAGCATGGCGGCTGCTCGGCTCCAGAGACTAAAAGAAAGCAGGAGAAACGTATTATTTCATAGAAGAGGCTTTCAGATCCAGAAACTTGAATCCACAAGCACagaaaaagcacatttgaacaATTTCTAGACTTCTAGACGAGGTCTTGAGCTGAAAATCCAAACAAGCTGGACCTGAAATGTTTTGGCTCCAACAGACTCATCGCAGAGCGACTGTGTCCCAGCAAACTTGTGTTAAAGCCGCATGACAAACAGgtaatttgttgtgttttgtgattaaaaatacagcagaaatGATTAGTGCTGCTGTGGAGGTTCATTCAACCTGCACAAAATACTACAAAACATAATGATGGAGCAGACAGCAGCACATTATTTGGGTGCAGGTCTATTTAATAagatcagagctgcaacaactggtcaattaatcgattagttgatcaacagaacattaatgtgcagctattttgataaccgattaatcgttttagtcatttttagggagaaatactgaacatttcctgcttctcaaatgtgaggatttgatgcttttatgtgtcatacatgatagaaaactgaatatcttaaaataaataaaaataatcatcagttgcagcctgAAGAAAGATTCtaagtaaatgtaaatggtctaaaaataatttgatttgtttCCAAATTGAGgatattgtaacattttagggctaaactttgtttttcagtCAAATAATATAGTGGAAATTCATTCAAATGTACTAAAATATGTGTCACATGATCTGTAATTGAATGTAACAGCTGCTACAAAACACTTGTTGCTGATCATCTGATGAGTAAGCCTGAACATCCCCCTCCCAAATAACAGCATTGTTCGCTCACAGATTTATAAATTAGGCACCGAAATAATAAATTAAGGCCCTCTGAACATTCCTGGTTGTTctgcttatatatatatatatatatatatatattcagatGAGAAGTACGAGTATCTAATTTTAACTGATAGTATTTTTagtaaaaggaaaaaggagataaatactgaatgaaCCTTTTTTGGTCAGACGTAGCACCcatctatttattttaatagttatttttttaaaggttgttggggtatttttgcctttttcaaTTGTTGAAAGTTCAGAAAAGGACAGAAACATAAAAGGCTCTTAATAGTTAATTTATTAAGGTTAAATACTGTCTAGATTTGTGAGGGTGTGTTAAATTGAGCATCTGAAATCCTCAGTGAGATATCAAAGTTTGTCGTCGCCTGATTGGTCAAAGTCAGGTGGTGACATCACCCGAAActttatactgtgtgtgtgtgattccaACATCAATATTAGCAGAAGGCGTTTCTGTTTGTATCTGATACTCACTCAGTTTGTCCTCTGCGTCGTTCTTCCACACGTCCTCGTCTGCACACTCCTCTTTGATGTGCGCGGCT of Thunnus thynnus chromosome 12, fThuThy2.1, whole genome shotgun sequence contains these proteins:
- the si:ch211-155e24.3 gene encoding uncharacterized protein si:ch211-155e24.3 isoform X2 — its product is MPPVRTERCLKPSAPLPLRSVDISSMHTSFAFRQRQTRNGSRVEMESSGFQTQLLSVMDVLAKAAVAEINRRVDDSCAVLRLEVSRSRSDIDLLKRKCEVMEAELRRTRMRARRKVFYPPAAEIFSPLVKVVLNKERQVTAWDRQVHSEAQTQPQQCADEEPVNEAEAAHIKEECADEDVWKNDAEDKLISGAEQPPCFEASQPAQTDSFVERYDSAENAADPGALVSPTDGYDTFPDQQQQQQLNRNQSEAEPLVKHEKEEEPDENAAPLDSGQFAMEEADGQLWTSDLGGDAADPSFSYTGHQYEQIPSVFTSLSGLVDMVPRIHSVGKSHSVMVSAARAKRRARTFGFKRAQQDEGHGTLSQINSMDPSSIPPPTQQQYRDSAPHARNPNEDPMAPNPAASASFGHGRSSSSISSISISSGGGGFGLVRRMRTPWRSGIGEKRFSCTYCDKSFMRFSQLKEHLRSHTGEKPFSCMQCGRSFTKQCNLIRHAVVHSGEKPYECSLCGKCFTQRSSLKSHQKTAH
- the si:ch211-155e24.3 gene encoding uncharacterized protein si:ch211-155e24.3 isoform X1, whose amino-acid sequence is MPPVRTERCLKPSAPLPLRSVDISSMHTSFAFRQRQTRNGSRVEMESSGFQTQLLSVMDVLAKAAVAEINRRVDDSCAVLRLEVSRSRSDIDLLKRKCEVMEAELRRTRMRARRKGEHVFYPPAAEIFSPLVKVVLNKERQVTAWDRQVHSEAQTQPQQCADEEPVNEAEAAHIKEECADEDVWKNDAEDKLISGAEQPPCFEASQPAQTDSFVERYDSAENAADPGALVSPTDGYDTFPDQQQQQQLNRNQSEAEPLVKHEKEEEPDENAAPLDSGQFAMEEADGQLWTSDLGGDAADPSFSYTGHQYEQIPSVFTSLSGLVDMVPRIHSVGKSHSVMVSAARAKRRARTFGFKRAQQDEGHGTLSQINSMDPSSIPPPTQQQYRDSAPHARNPNEDPMAPNPAASASFGHGRSSSSISSISISSGGGGFGLVRRMRTPWRSGIGEKRFSCTYCDKSFMRFSQLKEHLRSHTGEKPFSCMQCGRSFTKQCNLIRHAVVHSGEKPYECSLCGKCFTQRSSLKSHQKTAH
- the si:ch211-155e24.3 gene encoding uncharacterized protein si:ch211-155e24.3 isoform X3; amino-acid sequence: MESSGFQTQLLSVMDVLAKAAVAEINRRVDDSCAVLRLEVSRSRSDIDLLKRKCEVMEAELRRTRMRARRKGEHVFYPPAAEIFSPLVKVVLNKERQVTAWDRQVHSEAQTQPQQCADEEPVNEAEAAHIKEECADEDVWKNDAEDKLISGAEQPPCFEASQPAQTDSFVERYDSAENAADPGALVSPTDGYDTFPDQQQQQQLNRNQSEAEPLVKHEKEEEPDENAAPLDSGQFAMEEADGQLWTSDLGGDAADPSFSYTGHQYEQIPSVFTSLSGLVDMVPRIHSVGKSHSVMVSAARAKRRARTFGFKRAQQDEGHGTLSQINSMDPSSIPPPTQQQYRDSAPHARNPNEDPMAPNPAASASFGHGRSSSSISSISISSGGGGFGLVRRMRTPWRSGIGEKRFSCTYCDKSFMRFSQLKEHLRSHTGEKPFSCMQCGRSFTKQCNLIRHAVVHSGEKPYECSLCGKCFTQRSSLKSHQKTAH